TCCCAGACATTTTACCAGCTCCAAGCGAGCTCACGGAGGAGGAAAAGCACGATGAGTTGCAAGCACCGCAGGACAGCACACTGACCCAGCGTCAGAACAGGCACTGCACTGTGTAAGGGCTACAGTCACCATTTCACAGGAGGAGTTTCAACAATTTAATCTCTCTCTCAAGTTCTAGAAGCCACAACTATTTTAACCACAAGCATAAAGAACTTTGACACCAGGAGCATACTGATCTTATAAACTGTACTACTCAAGTATTGCATGCCCACGAATCTTTTCTTGGTCTAAAATCCTGCTACAGAAGAGGAACTGACAGAAACGGCAGAGATTTCAAAGCCTGGAGAGCTAGGAAGAGAATGTTGGCAGCAGTGGAAATGGGCATTTATTCCAGGTGATGGCAGTGCAGTCTGCGGAATGGCAAACATCAGTGCAGGAAGCAGGGCGTGACTAAAATGAGgagtcatttttcttcctctggaagTGTAAATATCTAaacagagcagctgagggagctgTAATTCCAGTGCTTTTAGAAGCTTTCCCAGTGCATATTCAAAGGCGCCTCAGCCGCAGCAGTACTAATACCCACCCAAACCAGAAGCCCAGCTTCAGAGGATAAGCCAGTCGTATATGTAATTAAACCGAAGCCACTCAACTTCTGAGCACGCCACAGTAAGAAAACACGCAGCTGAGCCAAGGTTTAAAAGAGAGCTTTAATAACCAAAGGTGCAGCATTGTTTACAGACGACGTCCACGGCGACCACCCTTTCTGCGAGTGCTGTCAGATGGGATGGGGGTGACATCCTCTGCGGGGAGAACCACAAAACACACTGTTACTTTCCAGAGGTACCCCAAGACACCAAGTGGGCACAGCCACCCCAACCCCAGCAGTCACCCCCATAGGATCCACGCACAGGTGAAACGAACGCTCCACGGGAGCGAAGGTATTTGTGAATTCGCCAAGTGCTTTTCATACTTAGGAAGCGAAAATCCCCATCGCCCAACCCCACTTGGGCCAGGCAGCCACAGCCTTTCCAAAGAAACAGAGGGTGCTCGGTATAACTTTCAGAGCAACCAACACCACCGCTTCTTGTGATTCCCCAACGTTTGGGACTCTCCGGTAAACAGCTGGAGGAATTCAGTTATTACTGAGTCACCGTCTTACACCGAGACCAGTGCAATGCTTCTAGGTGACGAAATGCCTCTGGCACAAACACTGTTACGTCAGAGGAGCATCAGCATCCTGCTGTGCAGCCGGGGTTTATCATGCAGACAGAAACTTGGTTTCTGAGGTCTGCTCACGCCACCTCCTGGTGAATCGTCAGTTTAAGAACCTGTTTAAACTAAATCATACCTACAGTGCCACCTGACAGAGGCCAAGCAGAACCTCCCAACATCAAACCAAGCAGCATATATACCTGCTAAGCTCCTTTCACTAAATAATCCCTCAAAACTAtagtgttgggggttttttttaagcagcaagGCTCTGCACTGATATACCGACATATGGGCCTAGCTATCGCCTACTCCACCACTCACCAATGCGGCCGATCTTCATTCCAGACCGGGCCAGAGCTCTCAGGGCTGACTGGGCACCAGGTCCAGGAGTCTTGGTCCTGGAGGAGAGAACCAGAACCCATAATCCCTTAAATGACTCAGAAGTTGGACACAGTTCACAAACAACTGACAGCATTAGAATCACAgtttccccaccccaaaacacccaggTACCAGAACTCACCTCCTCCTGTCCCCAGACCCAAACCATTCACACACCATCAGCCACTAGACATGCACTTCCCTGTCACTCCACAATAACACATTTCCAAGTTGACAGCACGTCCCTATCCACTACTAGATAAATAAGCGCACCCCCAGCTTCAGGCAAGCGAAGACACCCATTCAGCATGAGTTCCAGATGCTCAGAGAGAGATGACATCAGCCAGTCACCACACAAAGTGACAGACACCCTTTGGGCCAAGTTTAAAGACAAGTTCACAGGGTCCATCCACCTTCCCAACTGACGCAGGACAAAGAAGGGATGTGGTGCGATCTGACATGGTTCGAAGACCAGACACATCCTCTGGGAAGGCTGGGCCCAGCCCCTCCAACGTACCTATTGCCGCCAGTAGCACGCAGCTTGATGTGCAGGGCAGTGATGCCCAGTTCCTTGCACCTCTGGGCAACATCCTGGGCTGCCAGCATAGCTGCGTAGGGAGAAGACTCGTCTCGGTCGGCCTTCACTTTCATGCCACCAGTCACACGGCAGATGGTTTCCCTGCAAAAGGGAAAGGGGATATTGAGAAAAAAgcccttcctctttcctccccacAAACCAGCTTCTGGCTACAGACagaacctatttttttttatgtcttaatgttttctttttactggaTCAATAAGCTGCCAATCCAGTAGCTTGCATGCAACATTCATCACAGAGGAACACACCAAGCCACCTGGTCTATGTTCACGTATGCACGCCATCTGATCTTAAAGCTCAGCAGAAGCTCAAGGACTTTGGTAGAACCTCTGGCCAAATCTAATTCCTGGTTCCAAAACCAAAGCAGCCAGGTAGTGCAGCAAGGTGGCCGGTGTTCAGTACTTACTTGCCAGAGAGATCAGTCACGTGGACAAAAGTGTCATTGAAGGAAGCAAAGATGTGGCAGACGCCAAACacattttctccttcagcaaCCTGAGGTCCCAAGCTGATGAcctgttcttccttcttctccttgcCCTTACGAGGTGccatttctgaacaaaaaaagagaaaagtctgAGTGAGGATGGATTTCTCAACATTCTCTTACAGGATTTTATGAACTTCCCTGCTACTGCAACCTTTTACCAAGCAATATAAATGGATTACCAACAGTAAAATGCAGGGAGTAATTCTGGCGTACAACTGGACTTCTTAAAAATCCCAATGTTGCCCGCTTTGCTGCTTGCTGGCGGACAGGCCACAACTGCATAGTGGGGTCTCCAGCTGCACCTCACAGGAGGAGCTACCCACGCTGTGCTTCACAGCAGCTGATGTCCCCAGGCACCACTGCAGCAGAACACATGGGAGCCCCTTTGCTTGATAACCAGACACCCTGAGAACTTCCCCTTGCTCATTTACGTGACTTTATGGAAACAGAAGACCTAACCAGTTATTAAAGACCTGGGTACCGTCACAAAACTCTGACTCTCCAGACCCTTCAAGTACTACCTTGGGTTCTTACACGTTACTGGTCTCCTAACTGGGACCAGGCCAGGTAAGTCTTCTGCCTCCAAAGCCTGCAGCCAGCTACGGAGGGTGGCAGATCTGGCACTCAGCAGTGCTTGGTCAGACAGCCAGGGATCCTGTGCATCTGCCCCCGGAGCACAGGAAGACGGTTCCCTACAGCCCTCTCCTGCCAAACACCAGCTACAACTGGTGTTTTGTACAGGAGAAATGACTTCACTAGGGAAGTTAACCCAAGCATGACCTACTTCCACCCACAGACCGTAGCCCGATGGCCCTCTCTCCACAGAGCAGCACTGAGCCCGGACAGCCACTCCGACAAAGCCCATCCCCTTCCCGACAGCCAGCCCAAGGTTCCAGGGACATTTACCACCCCAGCTGGGCCCGTAAAGCCCAGCAATACCCACACGACGGACAGAGCAAACACCGGTATTAACCTCAAAACGACGTACCCGCTGCTCCTCGGCGCTCACCCGAAACCGCACCGGGCCCAGCCCGAACCGCTCAGGGCCCAGCGGGCAGGAGGAGGCTCACACCGCCGGGACCGGGGGTGGGCCGGCCCCCAGCTTCGGCCAAGCACAGAACCGCGGCCTTGCCCCGCGGCCCGACCTCCCCGGTCCTCCActcggccgggcccggccgctcTCCACCCTCAACCGGGAGCGCCGGGCCTGCCCCAAGCGCGCAGCTACTCCAGCCCCCGGCTCGCCCGCGGCCCAgcgccccgctccgccggcCGCGCCAGGCGTACTTCCGCACGGACCCCCGGGCCCGAGGAGGCGGGCAGGGATACCGCAGCGAGGCGCGGACGGGCAGATGGCGGCGGATACACCGCAGCCCCACACTCACCTCCCCGTCTCCTCCGGAGGCCGCCGCTAGAAAGGAAGCGGCCGGGGTCAGGGGGCGGAGGTCACCTCCGCTCACCCGGAAGTGATGGCGGGAGGCGGCCGAGTGCGGCGCGGGAAGCGGCATTTCCCCGATCGCAGGATTCTGTCCCAATCTCGATCCCGCTGGGCTGGGCGCCGCCGCGAAACGGTGAACGGCGTTCCCGAAGGCAAGCCGGGCCGACCTCTCCGAGATGGCGCGGCCGCCTCTCCCCCGGGTCCCTTCCAAAGATGGCGGCGTCATCCTCCCTGGGGTCCCTccccaagatggcggcggccgCTGGCCGAGGAGCCCTGCCCAAGATGGGGGCGGGTGTGTGCGTGCTCCTGAcagagccaggagagctgtgGAAACGCCAGCCTGAATCAGTTTAAAACACAACTGGAAGAAAATCGGTGTAACGCCAGCACGCAGCTCACTTCCTCCCAGCCACACAGCCACAGCCGGTGCTGCCCGTGCTCCGCTAGAGCCAGGCCAGGGCGCAGGCCGTTCCCCTTCGCTTCGCTGTTGGGCGGCTGAGCACGGCGAGGTGCCGTGGGGGTCCaggcagctgcttttccctgcccCGACCTCAGGCGGGAGCCTGGACTGCAAGGAGGTGTTTGGGAATTTCACCCATGCAGGGATGTACATGGAGGTTATAGTATGTGGAAGTCTGGAGTACTTTCGCTTCAGGAGGTAACAGGAGAGGTTTTAATACATGTAATTCTCTGTTGGGAGGTCAGGCAGCTGATGTGAGCGGTGCGGACTTTGCAGCTATGAGCGACGGTGCAGGGACTAACTCCTAGAGCCATCAGTGGGGAAGATTTGTTCCACCTCTACAGCAAGCATAATGTAAATTTGTAAAGTTTTACATTAAGATGGTCCAGCAAATGAATATTTTGTGTGATTTTAGGGGAGCATCCCCTTGCCCAGCAAGGCTGATGTCTTTCAGGGTATCTTGTCCTGTCTCTGGCCAAGCATCCCAGGTCCCTCCGGGGTGCAAACCTCTCGGCTGACATTAGGGTGAAGAGGTTTGGGCTCCTGCTTGCCTCTGCTGGGCTTCTGCCTCAGGAAAGCTCTCTGTGCCCATGGGTGCCACCGTAAAGCCTGTCGTGACCCTGCAGGCCACCCTCACCCGCTTCTCTCTTCATTAACAGTTTGCTGCTGCATCAGGGATCTTCCTGCTTAAATAATGAAGGagaggcttttaaaatatacatcagCGGGACTGCTGTAATTCCAGCCCAGGGCTCCAGTGACACAGCCATGGCCTGGTTtgaaggaaaggggagggaaggggctcgCAGCAGGTGAGCACTGCAGAGGTTGGCCTGCGTCACACCCTATGTGCCGTGGTGACTGGGTGACCCATCCGAGAAGGAGCCCTGGGGATGGTAAAGGGTGCACGGGCAGCCCGAGCCAGGCAGGGTGGGTTTCTCCCCAAGGAGCCACATGTGCAGGGCAGGCCGCAACGATCCTCCATGAAGCTTGCACCAATCTACAGATCTTCTCCTGGAATCACTGCAAGTCAGAGAGGCAAGGAAACAGCAACCCTCCACTTATGGGGGAACAGGCTGAAATAACCAGATGAGCTtctataaaaaacccaaaccaactcAGCGGTTCAGAATCCACCGCTGCCCTCAGTCCCAaagcagctgggaggcaggCTGCTCCCAGTCCCTCCAGGCTCTGTGAGGGATGGGGCTTTCTCCGCTCCCCGGGACAAATTCTTCGCTCGCTCTTTGCCTTGTACCAGTCCTGGCGTGTTTTCAAGGGAACTGTCTTGCCCTGCAAAACGTTCCTGGGCCCTGAATCCCAGCCCTGAGCAGGCTGTCCTGGCTGCTGAGGACAGCGCTGAGGACCTTCCAGGGCTGGGATGAGCGAGAAGGGAGGATTGCGtcctccagcctggccaggAAGGATGCTCAGGCCACGGTGGGGTCAGCGCCAGGGACCATGTGTATTTGCTTGGAGAAATCCCCCAGAT
This DNA window, taken from Grus americana isolate bGruAme1 chromosome 14, bGruAme1.mat, whole genome shotgun sequence, encodes the following:
- the RPS14 gene encoding 40S ribosomal protein S14; this translates as MAPRKGKEKKEEQVISLGPQVAEGENVFGVCHIFASFNDTFVHVTDLSGKETICRVTGGMKVKADRDESSPYAAMLAAQDVAQRCKELGITALHIKLRATGGNRTKTPGPGAQSALRALARSGMKIGRIEDVTPIPSDSTRRKGGRRGRRL